ATGCTACAAAGATGAATGTAGCGATAGATGGAAATTAAAAGTGGAGGAACGCGAGAGTTCCTGTAGCAGTGAGCAATTCATAAGAGAATTGCAAGCAGGCTTACAAAGTTACTCATTTTCATAAGTTgtgaatcaaaatatttataaaaaattgcggTAAGTAAATATACCTAAGTATGTAGATATAAAAcgcgcaaaatttatttatatgagcAAAATATTTAAGCCATTAAGACAAATTATCCatgaatttaaaaagttttgttacatcagagaacgtatataatttacgttctctccatatgcatgtatgtatatatgtatcaagTGTGTTTTCGGAAAATACACACAACACAAATTTGGCAGCACTGCTAGTTGTTTGTCAGgtgtgcaaataaataaacaattgctTATCAATATCGCATAGcagtaaattttttagtttttgtgttTGAAAAATGATGCGGAATTGCACATTACCAACAAGTTATGAACAAAATAGAACCAGTATACGTTGTGGCGAAATAATTTGTTATGATAACGTGAATTTCACTATAATTTGTGTGCTTTGCAAAATGAAACTGTTTGAATTTGACGATTTTATGTTACATTACCAAAATGTACACCTTCGAGGCAATGTAAACGACAGTGATAGTGATAACGACGCGGACGGTGAATTGGAAGAATGTATTAAAGATGAGgagtttgaaaatgttgaatacCTAGCTGAATTGGATGAATGTGGTGTAAGAGTGGAAACTGCCGTGCAACCCGCACGTGCTTTGGAACAAGTCGTTTCCAACGAAAAACAAAGTTTACCCATCAAAGCAGAAATGATAGAAACGGCAGATAATGACACGATCAGCGAATATGGTGAAGTTTTGGTTATTGATAATGTTAAACCGAACGAGATCGAAAATGAAGAATTTTATGGTGATGAATGGGCAGATAGTCAAGGAGGAGATGATGATAACCACATTTTAAAAAAGGTAATTGGATGCAGTGCCGTAGTAAACGATTTCTTTcaagtaatacattttttagcCTAGGAAGCCAAAAGAGTACTCATGTGCACATTGCCAAAAACGTTATACTACAGAACGTATATTGAAGCTGCATATAAACATGAAACACCTGCGACCAAAAAACTTCAAATGCGACCAATGCCAAGAAGAATTTGTAGAGCAACGTTCACTAGATTCACATGTGCGGAAAGAACACATAGGTTTTCAGTGTTCACAATGCGAGCGTGCTTATAAAAATTCTCGTTCACTGCGCATACATATGAAAGCACACAAGGGTATAAAGGAATTTATATgtgattttgaaaattgtgGCAAAGCATTTATTACTTCATCACGTCTGAAAGTGCATCAAAAAATTCATACAGATGAACGAAACTACATATGCGAAATTTGTGGTTATCGTACACGACAAAAGGATGCTTTGGTTGtacacaagcgcacacacaccgGAGAAAAACCTTTTGAGTGTTCTATCTGTAGCCGACGTTTTATCTCTGCCTCATTATTAAACGAGCACAAGCCTATGCATTCTACTGAGCGTCCACATAAATGTGATGTATGCGGTGCATCATTTTCACGGAGCAAAGCGCTCTACCATCACAAACATTTGCACCTGGGTATTAAAAAGTTTGTTTGCAAATTATGTGGCCGTGCCTATGCGCAGATGGCAGGACTAGCGGGGCATATGCGACAACACAAAGCAGAGGAACAAAGTTTacttagttaatttttaaagaatgtttattgaaaattcGCTACATGTGACATTagatttatttcattaaatatattaagcaacattaagtcattaacatttaagaaaataatactcGTAACAACGTTGTTTACAATCAAAGcgcaataaataatataaatttccaAACATACATTACAAAAATACTCATAACattgtttatatttacttatGCCCATACGCGTATGGTGTAATCCCAACTGCCAGTGGATAATGCAGTGCCGTCTGGTGACACCTGCACACAGGATACCTTATTTTCATGACcatataaaagacaaatacgtTCCGATTTAAGCGTATCCCAGAGATTCACTGTGTAATCATTATATCCGGCAAATAGTAAACGGCCGCTCACTGAGAAGTCCACTGAGTTAATACCAAAAATTATGCTCTCCTTAGCGAACACAGCTACTTCCCTATCGGCACGCATATCGAACAAACGACAGCTACTATCGTCTGAGCCTGTTGCTATGGCGTCTCCACTAGGATGAAATTTGACAGTATTAACGTCTGACTGATGTCCTTCAAACGATTGTACAACATGTCCTGAACGCATGTCCCATATAAAGGCCATACGATCACAACTGCCAGAAACGAATGTATTTCCGGTTTCATTTGGCGCTAAATCAATCGCCATAACATCACCAGAATGCCCATGAAAACTCTGAAGTAATTGTCCGCTTTCTACATCCCACAAAGCACATGTAGAATCACCGCTTCCCGTGAGGATTTGCTGGTCGGAATTTGGATAAATACAGCAGGACATGTAGCTAGTGTGTGTACCAACTGTTCGTTTTTTAGCAGCCATCTCATCATCTGACGTTATAGGATATACGGTAACTTTATTGTCTAAACCACCACAAGCAACAAAATTGCCCGATGGAGAATATGCACATGCCATAATCCAAGTGGTGGGCATGGTAATGAAGTGTTCTTTGTTTGTGGTAAATGCGTCCCAGATGATGAGACGGCCATCCTGAGATGAGGAAATTATGTGACGCTTATCTGGACTCCAATCTGTACAAAGAACTTTTGCCTGATGTCCTTTGAGTACTTTGCGTGGTTTTATATTAACAAAAGCAATGGGCTCGAGCCGTTCTGCAACAGTCCATAAATTAATATCATTCAATTTAGCACGTTCTTCCTCaagtttaattttcaaattttccgcTTCCTTCAACAAGCTGGCCATCTTATCACTGGCATTAGGTGTTGGAGCACAGTCTGCCATTATTCATCAAAATATTGCTAAATGTAGATAGTCCAGCGATAGAAATAGTTTTTATAGGAAACGCTCGGAATTTTGCTGCAGATCCTATGTATACAACTTTGAATAcacaaaaatcaatatttgtttacaaaaacaatattctaGTCAGAATACACTGAAATGGCCGCACTCTATTTATACCGTAATAAATAATGTGCTTGATTGTATAAGCTGAATGTTTAATTCCCATGATAATGGATCACattcaaataattattacaaatatttaaaaattttctacacaaaaattaagaagaataaacattaaaaactctggaatatatttcaaaacagtttagttaaaaaaaatcatgattATAAAACTTGGCACCACGCAGAAAGTCACGGTGTGGGACTAGGAAACACTGcataatatttttgacatttgctaataaaacaagtaatttttttgttgtcgtggattttaatatttctcaaaatagtGCCATTTATTGgacttaaagaaaatattattcattaatattaaaCTCGAAAATGTTAAAACTTTTGCCGCCGGATACGagcaaatttcataatttcaaatgTGGAGAAATATTTTGTCTCAGCTCCAATAGCTACAATGTGGCGTGCTGTTTATGCGGAGCGAACGTAGCGTTTGATCAATTTCCACAACATTTTCAAGAAGAACACTTAACGCCCAAACCCGAAAAAGTGGAAAAACCAACCTTAGATACAAGTACAAGTGATAGCATTAAAATTGATGTAGATCCCATCAAAAGCGAAGAAGAATATCTTAGTGACCACGGTGAAGGTTCAGTCGGTTATGAAGCTCCAGATTCGGAACCTGAAGAAGTAGTTGATGAAAAGCCTTTCGACTTTGTCGACTTACAAAATCTAGGAGTAAACATAGTTGAACCGGAAAACAaacgcaaaaagaaaaaaattgaagatgTTGACGACATCAGTGACACTAAGTCGTTGGAGGATAAGAGTGATGTCGAAGATGAAGATTGGCGACCTCAAGATTCGTCGGGCGACGAGGTAAGTTTAATGCTTGTAAATAATGAgaaattgattattttcttgtacataAATGTTCTTTTTAACTGAATCGTAGAAGCCAAAACCGCAAGATGACATTGATTCACTTCCTTATCCATGTCCAGACTGTATGCGTTCGTATAAAACCAAACGCAGCATGCTAACGCATCATCGACAAACACAtaatccaaaaacaaaaaaatcgaaagagCCAAAGTTGAATTTCAAATGCGATGAATGTGGCGAATGCTTTAAAGCTGAAAGAAATCTACGTGCCCACAAGTGGAAGCATACTGGCATAATATGTgatatttgtggaaaaaaattttctcaaactgGTAACCTGCAACGACATAAAATACGTCACACCGGCATAAAGGCACACAAATGTCAGGAGTGCGGCAATGACTTCTTCACTGATAAAGAGCTGAAGGCACACATGTTGCGACATACCGGCGAGAGGCCGGTTGTTTGTGAGATATGCGGAAAACGGTGTCGTGATCATGGCGTATACAAAGCGCATATGCGGCGGCACACAGGCGAACGACCAGCAAAATGCGAAGTTTGCGGTAAAGCTTTTTACAGTTTCCACGATTTAAATGTGCACGCGGTGACACACAGTACCGAACGACCATTTGCATGTGACATGTGCGGCTCAACGTTCCAGCGAAAGAAATCGCTACGCGTACACAAAAAATTACATTCTAAAGATCGGAAGCATGAATGCAAAGTTTGTGGTAAAACATTCGCGCAATCCGGTGGATTGAATGCGCATATGCGAACCCACGATGCCGCATTAAGTAGGAGCATTGTAGGCAATACCTCCGCCAGTATTAGCGCTATACCTGGTCCCATTGTTGCAgatggtgttggtgttggtgtgaATGTTGGCGTTGGTGGCACTAATGTCAATATGGGCCTTGCTAGCGGTGTTGGTGTGGCACTTGGTACGGTAGTCGATCCAGTTAACTCAATAGGGGAGGCACTGTTGGGTGTGACTGGTGTGCTGAGTGGGACCGGCTCAACAATAGATACTGTCAACAATTAgatttatggaaaatttactACAATAATACTGGTACACacaaatatgtttgtgtatgttttgggtataattttaaaatttacatttttatgctagTGTAAGACTATCCCTCTTTAAGAAATGCGTGTGCAATTAACTGTAACACGCGTCCGTTTAAAATAAATCAAGTATTCTGACATACATAGATTATTATGTAAAACGTTTATTTActttagtataaataaataattcccATAGCTGGCGCAGACTCTACGTAGTCTACgctttatttttgtaaacttcTATCACCCAAAATGCCGAAAGGCGATTCATCATTAGTTGTAAAGTAATATATGCCCGCCTTTTGTGTAATTCGCAATGGATCCCCAATTTGCACATCTCTTCTAATTGTATTGCAACCAGCTTTAGCGGTTATGTCATCATAGCTTGAACACTCGTAAAGCGGTGTAAAAACGTAACCTCTCAAGGCTTCGGCATATAACGTTACACTACGTCCGTGTGAGCAGGTGCCACTTAAATCAACACCACAACCGGGTTGTTTAAGTCCCCAATTCGGATAGAACGCTGCTGATCCAATCGGTTGGGTAAATCCCTTAAAGCTACCATTCGTCTGTATGCTCAGCACAAATTTGGCATCGTCAGTGGATAAACGCGTGCTGGGATCATTATAGTTGTAAAGCGGAAATGCTGGATCCAATCCAACAATGCCAGCAATCTTTCCACGTTTCACAATCTTACCACAGTAACCTGCAACATGTGCACCCAAACTGTGACCCACCAGAACTACTTTGTCATAACTAAAGTTAAATTGCTCATTCAAGAAATCCAATAGATCGGCAATATCTTCACCCACAACGGGCACTTTTGCACGCGATGATATATAACTCAGCGCGGCATCAGTACTCCAATCGACGGAGATTATATTATAATCTTCTTGTGTTAAATACGCATGCCGTACTTCTTTATTTGGTTTAGTTAAGTAAGACCCAGTCCAGCCGTGAATTATTATTCTACATTATGGTGGGACTATTGagcaaatttcattaattaGCAAGGCACTGACTTACTTTGTATGACGACTTTTGTCGAAGTAGGAGTTTTTCACCGAATCAGCATCGTTAATACGAATTTCTTGCGGTTCCTCAGGATTTGAAACGGTGTATAGATAAAAACGCGTACCTGCGATGATTGTATCCAGTGAGCTCTCGCGCAATGGGAGGGCAATTGTGGTAGCTTTTAAATACAATAtcgatattattaatttatggaTATGCTATATGGAGGAAGTTTTGACAAAAACACATGGAAACGATGGGAAATTCCGAAAGGATTTTAAATAACCAATTATTAATTTCTGATTTATATTTACCTAAAAAGCTGCAAAGCAATACCAGCAAGACCTTCATGCTTAACTAATCACGAAGATCGGCATACGGCAACAGTCCACTCACATTTTGTGCGAGAAGAGGCCTTATATATAGTCAGAAAAGATTCTTTCTAAATCTAATCTGATAGTCGATCAAAACAGTTGAACAAGTAAAACTGATTAGATTTCCAATGCATTTCAAATCAACGGACATATCTAGCGGACCACCTTTTACTTTTAGTAATTTATGGATCTCCTGAATCCATCACGTGCACGTGTTAAACATTCATTTATAAAATTCGTGATTTTTGTCAACAATTTATGAGctactagaaaaaaatatttgcaagtatactgaaacatacatatgtatgtatatttatatgcatagaTATTTTAGATTTCACATACATTTCACAACAAGGGGAATAGCTAACGGACCTTTCTTATTGATGATTTATGAAGCTTCTGATTTCATCACTcttgtacatagtatatgttaGTTAAActttcatttataaaattcgTTATTTTAGTCAACAATTGAAGCGCTCttagaaacaaatatttgaaattatacttatgaacatacatatgtacacatatgcgTACATGTTTAGATGGGTTTATGTACATATCGATACTTATTCATATAAGAGTATCTGATTTTATTGCTACCAAAAATACGttcatgttgtttttgttgttttaacggtttaTCTCAATAACGGGG
The DNA window shown above is from Bactrocera tryoni isolate S06 chromosome 4, CSIRO_BtryS06_freeze2, whole genome shotgun sequence and carries:
- the LOC120774906 gene encoding zinc finger protein 568-like, producing MMRNCTLPTSYEQNRTSIRCGEIICYDNVNFTIICVLCKMKLFEFDDFMLHYQNVHLRGNVNDSDSDNDADGELEECIKDEEFENVEYLAELDECGVRVETAVQPARALEQVVSNEKQSLPIKAEMIETADNDTISEYGEVLVIDNVKPNEIENEEFYGDEWADSQGGDDDNHILKKPRKPKEYSCAHCQKRYTTERILKLHINMKHLRPKNFKCDQCQEEFVEQRSLDSHVRKEHIGFQCSQCERAYKNSRSLRIHMKAHKGIKEFICDFENCGKAFITSSRLKVHQKIHTDERNYICEICGYRTRQKDALVVHKRTHTGEKPFECSICSRRFISASLLNEHKPMHSTERPHKCDVCGASFSRSKALYHHKHLHLGIKKFVCKLCGRAYAQMAGLAGHMRQHKAEEQSLLS
- the LOC120774910 gene encoding guanine nucleotide-binding protein subunit beta-5, which produces MADCAPTPNASDKMASLLKEAENLKIKLEEERAKLNDINLWTVAERLEPIAFVNIKPRKVLKGHQAKVLCTDWSPDKRHIISSSQDGRLIIWDAFTTNKEHFITMPTTWIMACAYSPSGNFVACGGLDNKVTVYPITSDDEMAAKKRTVGTHTSYMSCCIYPNSDQQILTGSGDSTCALWDVESGQLLQSFHGHSGDVMAIDLAPNETGNTFVSGSCDRMAFIWDMRSGHVVQSFEGHQSDVNTVKFHPSGDAIATGSDDSSCRLFDMRADREVAVFAKESIIFGINSVDFSVSGRLLFAGYNDYTVNLWDTLKSERICLLYGHENKVSCVQVSPDGTALSTGSWDYTIRVWA
- the LOC120774901 gene encoding zinc finger and SCAN domain-containing protein 2-like — translated: MLKLLPPDTSKFHNFKCGEIFCLSSNSYNVACCLCGANVAFDQFPQHFQEEHLTPKPEKVEKPTLDTSTSDSIKIDVDPIKSEEEYLSDHGEGSVGYEAPDSEPEEVVDEKPFDFVDLQNLGVNIVEPENKRKKKKIEDVDDISDTKSLEDKSDVEDEDWRPQDSSGDEKPKPQDDIDSLPYPCPDCMRSYKTKRSMLTHHRQTHNPKTKKSKEPKLNFKCDECGECFKAERNLRAHKWKHTGIICDICGKKFSQTGNLQRHKIRHTGIKAHKCQECGNDFFTDKELKAHMLRHTGERPVVCEICGKRCRDHGVYKAHMRRHTGERPAKCEVCGKAFYSFHDLNVHAVTHSTERPFACDMCGSTFQRKKSLRVHKKLHSKDRKHECKVCGKTFAQSGGLNAHMRTHDAALSRSIVGNTSASISAIPGPIVADGVGVGVNVGVGGTNVNMGLASGVGVALGTVVDPVNSIGEALLGVTGVLSGTGSTIDTVNN
- the LOC120774911 gene encoding pancreatic lipase-related protein 2-like, with product MKVLLVLLCSFLATTIALPLRESSLDTIIAGTRFYLYTVSNPEEPQEIRINDADSVKNSYFDKSRHTKIIIHGWTGSYLTKPNKEVRHAYLTQEDYNIISVDWSTDAALSYISSRAKVPVVGEDIADLLDFLNEQFNFSYDKVVLVGHSLGAHVAGYCGKIVKRGKIAGIVGLDPAFPLYNYNDPSTRLSTDDAKFVLSIQTNGSFKGFTQPIGSAAFYPNWGLKQPGCGVDLSGTCSHGRSVTLYAEALRGYVFTPLYECSSYDDITAKAGCNTIRRDVQIGDPLRITQKAGIYYFTTNDESPFGILGDRSLQK